In Pseudomonas fluorescens, one genomic interval encodes:
- a CDS encoding RNA pyrophosphohydrolase has product MIDPDGFRPNVGIILTNDAGQVLWARRINQDAWQFPQGGINPEETPEDALYRELNEEVGLEREDVEILACTRGWLRYRLPQRLVRTHSQPLCIGQKQKWFLLRLISNEQRVRMDLTGKPEFDGWRWVSYWYPLGQVVTFKREVYRRALKELAPRLLARD; this is encoded by the coding sequence GTGATCGACCCCGATGGTTTCCGCCCCAATGTCGGGATCATTCTGACGAATGACGCCGGCCAGGTGCTATGGGCTCGCCGTATCAATCAAGATGCCTGGCAGTTTCCACAAGGGGGAATCAACCCCGAGGAGACGCCGGAGGACGCCTTGTACCGCGAGCTGAACGAAGAAGTTGGCCTGGAACGTGAAGATGTTGAAATACTGGCCTGTACTCGTGGCTGGTTGCGCTATCGTTTGCCGCAACGTCTGGTGCGTACCCACAGCCAACCGCTGTGCATCGGCCAGAAGCAGAAATGGTTTCTCCTGCGCCTGATCTCCAACGAGCAGCGGGTGCGGATGGATTTGACCGGTAAACCGGAGTTCGATGGCTGGCGCTGGGTCAGTTATTGGTATCCGTTGGGCCAGGTGGTGACATTCAAGCGCGAGGTGTATCGACGCGCCCTCAAAGAGCTTGCCCCGCGCCTTTTAGCGCGCGACTGA
- a CDS encoding HAD family hydrolase, translated as MRLALFDLDNTLLGGDSDHAWGDYLCERGFLDPVAYKQRNDEFYQDYLAGQLDNAAYLNFCLEILGRTEMAVLEQWHNDYMRDCIEPIVLPKALELLKQHRDAGDKLVIITATNRFVTAPIAVRLGVETLIATECEMVDGRYTGRSTDIPCFREGKVTRLNRWLEETGYSLDDSYFYSDSMNDLPLLEQVANPVAVDPDPNLRAEAEKRGWPVISLRD; from the coding sequence ATGCGCCTGGCTCTATTCGATTTGGACAACACCCTTCTGGGCGGCGACAGCGATCACGCTTGGGGCGACTATCTGTGCGAACGCGGCTTCCTCGACCCGGTTGCATACAAGCAGCGTAACGACGAGTTCTATCAGGATTACCTGGCCGGCCAACTGGATAACGCCGCGTACCTGAACTTCTGCCTGGAAATCCTCGGCCGCACCGAAATGGCTGTGCTTGAGCAGTGGCATAACGATTACATGCGCGACTGCATCGAGCCGATCGTGCTGCCCAAGGCGCTGGAACTGCTCAAACAGCACCGCGACGCCGGCGACAAACTGGTGATCATCACCGCCACCAACCGCTTCGTCACCGCTCCGATTGCCGTGCGCCTGGGCGTTGAAACCCTGATCGCCACCGAGTGCGAGATGGTCGATGGCCGCTACACCGGGCGCAGCACCGACATTCCGTGCTTCCGTGAGGGCAAGGTGACGCGTCTGAATCGTTGGCTCGAAGAAACCGGGTATTCGCTGGATGACAGCTATTTCTATAGCGATTCGATGAATGACCTGCCGCTGCTGGAGCAGGTGGCGAACCCGGTGGCGGTGGATCCGGATCCGAATCTGCGGGCCGAGGCCGAGAAGCGCGGGTGGCCAGTGATTTCGTTGCGCGACTGA
- a CDS encoding DUF2269 domain-containing protein, whose product METLTALKTAHMVATVVLLASALGLGVWVFLARRKGDATAGSRTLQRPRVFIWLLMGLALLSMPFTGWGMVHLVGWPLGQTWLLASSVLYTVAALAWFWLLVRLNRLRKAPGGVGRFTFALALFSFVCFIAIAGLMGAKPV is encoded by the coding sequence ATGGAAACGTTAACTGCCCTGAAAACCGCGCACATGGTCGCCACCGTGGTGTTGCTGGCCAGTGCGCTGGGTTTGGGAGTCTGGGTTTTTCTGGCGCGCCGCAAAGGTGATGCAACGGCTGGCAGCCGCACCTTGCAACGGCCACGGGTGTTCATCTGGCTGTTGATGGGCCTGGCGTTGCTGAGCATGCCGTTTACCGGCTGGGGCATGGTGCATCTGGTGGGGTGGCCGCTGGGGCAGACCTGGCTGCTGGCTTCCAGCGTGCTGTACACCGTGGCGGCGCTGGCGTGGTTCTGGTTGCTGGTGCGGTTGAATCGGTTGCGCAAGGCGCCGGGCGGGGTTGGCAGGTTCACTTTTGCCTTGGCGTTATTCAGCTTTGTCTGCTTTATCGCCATTGCCGGGTTGATGGGCGCCAAGCCTGTTTAA
- the ilvA gene encoding threonine ammonia-lyase, biosynthetic produces MLEQYVKKILTSRVYDVAVETPLQNARQLSERLGNDIWLKREDLQPVFSFKIRGAYNKLTQLTDEERARGVVTASAGNHAQGLALAAKVLGVKATIVMPKTTPEIKVEGVRSRGGKVVLHGDSFPEALAYSLKLVDEKGYVYIHPYDDPHTIAGQGTVAMEILRQHPQPLDAIFVPVGGGGLIAGIAAYVKYLRPDIKVIGVEPDDSNCLQAAMAAGERVVLPTVGIFADGVAVAQIGQHTFDICKDYVDEVITVSTDEICAAIKDIYDDTRSITEPAGALGVAGIKKYVELRGVSGQTFVAIDSGANVNFDRLRHVAERAELGEGREAIIAVTIPEQAGSFKAFCEAIGKRQITEFNYRYNTGSEAHIFVGVQTHPENDPRSALLASLTEQGFPVLDLTDNELAKLHIRHMVGGHAAHVIDEVVFRFEFPERPGALFNFLNKLGGRWNISMFHYRNHGAADGRVVAGLQVPHDERHLVPAALEEIGYPYWDESENPAYQLFLG; encoded by the coding sequence ATGCTCGAACAGTACGTCAAAAAGATCCTCACCTCGCGCGTTTATGACGTTGCCGTAGAAACCCCGCTGCAGAACGCTCGCCAGCTCTCCGAGCGGCTGGGCAATGACATCTGGCTCAAGCGTGAAGACTTGCAGCCGGTGTTCTCGTTCAAGATTCGCGGCGCGTACAACAAGTTGACCCAGCTGACTGACGAAGAGCGCGCCCGTGGCGTGGTTACCGCGTCGGCGGGCAACCATGCGCAAGGTCTGGCGCTGGCGGCGAAAGTGCTGGGCGTGAAAGCGACCATCGTGATGCCCAAGACCACCCCGGAGATCAAGGTCGAAGGCGTGCGTTCGCGCGGCGGCAAAGTGGTGCTGCACGGCGATTCCTTCCCGGAAGCCTTGGCGTACTCGCTGAAACTGGTCGATGAAAAGGGCTACGTCTACATCCACCCGTACGACGATCCACACACCATTGCCGGGCAGGGCACCGTGGCGATGGAAATTCTGCGCCAGCACCCGCAACCGCTGGACGCGATTTTCGTGCCGGTCGGCGGCGGCGGTCTGATTGCCGGTATTGCGGCGTACGTGAAATACCTGCGTCCGGACATCAAGGTCATCGGCGTCGAGCCGGACGACTCCAACTGCCTGCAAGCGGCCATGGCCGCCGGCGAGCGCGTGGTGCTGCCGACCGTGGGCATCTTCGCCGACGGCGTGGCTGTGGCGCAGATCGGCCAGCACACGTTTGATATCTGCAAAGACTATGTCGACGAAGTGATCACCGTCAGCACCGACGAAATCTGCGCGGCCATCAAGGATATCTACGACGATACCCGCTCGATCACCGAACCTGCCGGCGCCTTGGGCGTGGCCGGGATCAAGAAGTACGTCGAGTTGCGCGGCGTCAGTGGCCAGACCTTCGTCGCCATCGACTCTGGAGCCAACGTCAACTTCGATCGCCTGCGCCACGTCGCCGAGCGCGCCGAGCTGGGCGAGGGTCGCGAAGCGATCATCGCCGTGACCATCCCGGAGCAGGCCGGCAGCTTCAAGGCGTTTTGCGAAGCGATCGGCAAGCGCCAGATCACCGAATTCAACTACCGCTACAACACCGGCAGCGAAGCGCACATCTTCGTCGGCGTGCAGACTCACCCGGAAAACGACCCACGCAGCGCACTGCTGGCGAGCCTGACCGAGCAGGGCTTCCCGGTACTCGACCTGACCGACAACGAACTGGCCAAGTTGCACATCCGCCACATGGTCGGCGGCCACGCGGCGCACGTGATCGACGAAGTGGTGTTTCGCTTCGAATTCCCGGAGCGTCCGGGCGCGCTGTTCAACTTTCTCAACAAGCTCGGCGGGCGCTGGAACATCTCGATGTTCCACTATCGCAATCATGGCGCGGCGGATGGTCGCGTCGTCGCAGGCCTGCAAGTACCGCATGACGAGCGTCATCTGGTGCCGGCGGCACTGGAAGAAATCGGTTACCCGTACTGGGATGAAAGCGAGAACCCGGCCTATCAGCTGTTTCTTGGCTGA
- the rpiA gene encoding ribose-5-phosphate isomerase RpiA has translation MTQDQLKQAVAQAAVDFILPKLDDKSIVGVGTGSTANCFIDALAQHKGAFDGAVASSEATAARLKGHGIPVYELNTVSDLEFYVDGADESDAHLNLIKGGGAALTREKIVAAVAKTFICIADASKLVPVLGEFPLPVEVIPMARSHVARQLVKLGGDPVYREGVLTDNGNIILDVFNLQITNPVELEAQINAIVGVVTNGLFAARPADLLLLGTSEGVKTLKAE, from the coding sequence ATGACCCAGGATCAACTCAAACAGGCAGTGGCTCAGGCCGCCGTCGACTTCATCCTTCCGAAACTCGACGACAAGAGCATCGTCGGGGTCGGCACCGGCTCCACCGCCAACTGTTTCATCGATGCGCTGGCCCAGCACAAGGGCGCGTTCGATGGCGCGGTCGCCAGCTCCGAAGCCACTGCCGCACGCCTCAAGGGCCACGGGATTCCGGTGTATGAGCTGAACACCGTCAGCGACCTCGAGTTCTACGTCGACGGCGCCGACGAGAGTGACGCGCACCTGAACCTGATCAAGGGTGGCGGCGCCGCCCTGACTCGCGAGAAGATCGTCGCGGCCGTGGCCAAGACCTTCATCTGCATCGCCGACGCCAGCAAACTGGTGCCGGTGCTGGGCGAATTCCCGCTGCCGGTCGAAGTGATCCCGATGGCCCGCAGCCACGTCGCCCGCCAATTGGTGAAACTGGGCGGCGACCCGGTTTACCGCGAAGGCGTATTGACCGACAACGGCAACATCATCCTCGACGTGTTCAACCTGCAGATCACCAACCCGGTGGAGCTGGAAGCGCAGATCAACGCGATCGTCGGCGTGGTCACCAATGGCCTGTTCGCGGCGCGTCCGGCGGATCTGCTGTTGCTGGGCACCAGCGAAGGTGTGAAAACCCTGAAGGCTGAGTAA
- a CDS encoding SdiA-regulated domain-containing protein, translating into MRRLARPKPLFIILSVVVLIVLIAIGQYLRLFERAWFNLHTLWQPLSSEAIGLGQYRVEVEARIIDGLNDDVSALTYDPVRKSLFTVTNKNAELVELSLDGKILRRIALIGFGDPEAVEFISADTYVITDERQQRLIKVHLEQGTTFLDAADAEQMTLGVHMSGNKGFEGLAYDSVGKRLFVAKERDPMLIYEVHGFPHFNPEKSYAVHVINNPKRDAGMFVRDLSSLQYDERSGHLLALSDESGLILELDVDGRPLSTLSLNKGRQGLQKRVPQAEGIAMDDDGTLYLVSEPNLFYVFKKPAQN; encoded by the coding sequence ATGCGTCGACTTGCCCGCCCCAAGCCCCTGTTTATCATCCTGTCGGTTGTTGTCCTGATCGTGTTGATCGCGATCGGCCAATACCTGCGCCTGTTCGAGCGCGCCTGGTTCAATCTGCATACCTTGTGGCAGCCGTTGAGCAGCGAGGCCATTGGTCTGGGTCAATACCGGGTCGAGGTCGAGGCCAGGATCATCGACGGCCTGAACGACGATGTCTCGGCGCTGACCTACGATCCGGTGCGCAAAAGCCTGTTCACCGTGACCAACAAGAATGCCGAGTTGGTCGAGTTGTCCCTCGACGGCAAAATCCTGCGGCGCATCGCGCTGATCGGCTTCGGCGATCCTGAAGCGGTGGAGTTCATCAGCGCCGACACCTATGTGATCACCGACGAGCGCCAGCAACGCCTGATCAAAGTCCATTTGGAGCAGGGCACCACTTTCCTCGATGCGGCGGACGCTGAACAGATGACCCTGGGCGTGCACATGAGCGGTAACAAGGGCTTCGAAGGCCTGGCGTACGATTCAGTGGGCAAGCGTCTGTTCGTCGCCAAGGAGCGTGACCCCATGCTGATTTATGAGGTGCACGGTTTTCCGCACTTCAATCCGGAAAAGTCCTACGCGGTACACGTGATCAACAACCCCAAGCGCGATGCCGGGATGTTCGTGCGCGATCTGTCGAGCCTGCAATACGACGAGCGCAGCGGCCATTTGCTGGCGCTGTCCGACGAGTCGGGGCTGATTCTGGAGCTGGATGTGGACGGGCGGCCGTTGAGCACACTGTCACTGAACAAGGGGCGGCAGGGTTTGCAGAAGAGGGTGCCGCAAGCCGAAGGCATTGCGATGGATGACGACGGGACGTTGTATCTGGTGAGTGAACCGAACTTGTTTTACGTCTTCAAGAAACCTGCGCAAAACTGA
- a CDS encoding SdiA-regulated domain-containing protein: MSAQTQLKTSRRSRFALRWYVWLLLVLAVAYGVAHIMHWDDRGLLWLRERLETQAEQKASIWLPDYRAVIDGKLLPGMEKDEASDLSYNPQTKTLFSVMGKNPFLVELTLQGDVLRKMPLVGWSNPEGVTVMENGLMAIVDEREHLLTIVKVDANTRELNIADFPKYDLGPSKNQNKAFEAITWDPRNQQLLLGEERPPALFTWKSDGSQILKGDKQKLANDELDIRNLSALAIDPRTGHTLVLSADSHLLLELDEKGEQVSFMTLLGGFNGLKDTIPRAEGVTMDDAGTLYMVSEPNLFYRFEKQK, from the coding sequence ATGTCCGCTCAAACTCAGCTCAAAACTTCCCGTCGTTCACGTTTTGCCCTGCGCTGGTATGTCTGGCTGTTGCTGGTGCTCGCTGTCGCTTATGGCGTGGCGCATATCATGCATTGGGACGACCGTGGCCTGCTGTGGCTGCGCGAGCGACTCGAGACTCAGGCCGAGCAGAAGGCAAGCATCTGGTTGCCGGATTATCGGGCGGTGATCGACGGCAAACTGCTGCCGGGCATGGAAAAGGACGAGGCCTCGGACCTGTCCTACAACCCGCAGACCAAAACCCTGTTTTCGGTGATGGGCAAGAATCCGTTTCTGGTCGAACTGACCCTGCAGGGTGATGTGCTGCGCAAGATGCCGCTGGTGGGCTGGAGCAATCCGGAGGGCGTGACCGTGATGGAAAACGGCCTGATGGCGATCGTCGATGAGCGCGAACACCTGCTGACCATCGTCAAGGTAGATGCCAACACCCGCGAGCTGAATATCGCCGACTTCCCGAAATACGACCTCGGCCCGTCGAAGAACCAGAACAAGGCCTTTGAGGCGATCACCTGGGATCCGCGCAACCAGCAGTTGCTGCTGGGCGAAGAGCGGCCGCCAGCGCTGTTCACCTGGAAAAGCGACGGCAGCCAGATCCTCAAGGGCGACAAGCAGAAGCTGGCCAATGATGAACTGGACATTCGCAACCTCTCGGCACTGGCCATCGACCCGCGTACCGGCCACACCCTGGTGCTGTCGGCCGACTCGCACCTGTTGCTGGAACTGGACGAGAAGGGCGAGCAGGTCAGCTTCATGACCCTGCTTGGCGGCTTCAATGGTTTGAAGGACACCATTCCCCGTGCCGAAGGCGTAACCATGGACGACGCCGGTACGCTGTACATGGTCAGCGAGCCGAACCTGTTCTATCGCTTCGAAAAGCAGAAATAA
- a CDS encoding fumarylacetoacetate hydrolase family protein encodes MSYQHQYVDGTRIHFPIGKVVCIGRNYAEHAKELDNPVPTEPLLFIKPGSCVVPLEGGFSIPTERGSVHYEAEIAVLIGKPLSTKPSREEVLDAISGFAPALDLTLRDKQAELKSKGLPWEIAKSFDGAAVIAPFVVGSTFPDLTDIGIRLTINGEVRQDGNSSAMLNPIVPMIQHMAGCFSLQAGDVILTGTPVGVGPLNVGDDIVLELVGASSFSSSVR; translated from the coding sequence ATGAGCTATCAGCACCAGTACGTCGACGGCACGCGCATTCACTTCCCGATCGGGAAGGTGGTGTGCATTGGCCGCAATTACGCCGAACACGCCAAGGAACTGGACAACCCGGTGCCTACCGAGCCGTTGCTGTTCATCAAGCCAGGCAGTTGCGTGGTGCCACTGGAAGGCGGTTTCAGCATTCCGACCGAGCGCGGTTCGGTGCACTACGAAGCGGAAATCGCCGTGTTGATCGGCAAGCCGCTGTCGACTAAGCCGAGCCGTGAAGAAGTGCTCGACGCGATCTCCGGGTTCGCCCCGGCGCTGGACCTGACCCTGCGTGACAAGCAGGCCGAGCTCAAGTCCAAGGGCCTGCCATGGGAAATCGCCAAGTCGTTCGACGGCGCGGCGGTGATTGCCCCGTTCGTGGTCGGCAGCACTTTCCCTGACCTGACCGACATCGGCATTCGTCTGACCATCAACGGTGAAGTACGCCAGGACGGCAACAGCAGCGCGATGCTCAACCCGATCGTGCCGATGATCCAGCACATGGCCGGCTGCTTTTCGCTGCAGGCCGGCGACGTGATCCTCACCGGCACGCCAGTGGGCGTCGGCCCGCTGAATGTCGGCGACGACATCGTGCTGGAACTGGTTGGCGCGAGCAGCTTCAGCAGCAGCGTACGTTAA
- a CDS encoding FAD-binding oxidoreductase, which yields MTNPALIDELKTLVEPGKVLTDADSLNAYGKDWTKHFAPAPSAIVFPKTIEQVQAIVRWANTRKVALVPSGGRTGLSAAAVAANGEVVVSFDYMNQILDVNLTDRTAVCQPGVVTEHLQNVAEENGLYYPVDFASAGSSQIGGNIGTNAGGIKVIRYGMTRNWVAGLKVVTGKGDVLELNKDLIKNATGYDLRQLFIGAEGTLGFVVEATMRLDRAPKNLTAMVLGTADFDSIMPVLHAFQGKLDLTAFEFFSDKALAKVLGRGDVPAPFETECPFYALLEFEATSEEVANTALETFEHCVEQGWVLDGVMSQSETQLQNLWKLREYISETISHWTPYKNDISVTVSKVPAFLQEIDAIVGEYYPDFEIVWFGHIGDGNLHLNILKPDNLSKDEFFAKCATVNKWVFETVEKYNGSISAEHGVGMTKRDYLTYSRSPVEIEYMKAVKAVFDPNGIMNPGKIFAV from the coding sequence ATGACCAATCCTGCCCTGATTGATGAACTGAAGACCCTGGTCGAGCCTGGCAAGGTCCTGACCGACGCCGACTCCCTGAACGCGTACGGCAAGGATTGGACCAAGCACTTCGCCCCCGCGCCGAGCGCCATCGTGTTTCCCAAGACCATCGAGCAGGTGCAGGCCATCGTCCGCTGGGCCAACACCCGTAAAGTGGCGCTGGTGCCGTCGGGCGGGCGCACCGGGCTGTCCGCTGCCGCCGTGGCCGCGAATGGCGAAGTGGTGGTGTCGTTCGACTACATGAACCAGATTCTCGACGTGAACCTCACCGACCGCACCGCCGTGTGTCAGCCGGGCGTGGTCACCGAGCACCTGCAGAACGTCGCCGAAGAAAACGGCCTGTACTACCCGGTGGACTTCGCGTCGGCCGGTTCCAGTCAGATTGGCGGCAATATCGGCACCAATGCCGGCGGGATCAAGGTGATTCGCTACGGCATGACCCGTAACTGGGTCGCCGGCCTGAAAGTGGTTACCGGCAAGGGCGATGTGCTGGAGCTGAACAAGGACCTGATCAAGAACGCTACCGGTTACGACCTGCGCCAGTTGTTCATCGGCGCCGAAGGCACCCTCGGCTTTGTGGTCGAAGCGACCATGCGTCTGGATCGCGCACCGAAAAACCTGACCGCCATGGTCCTCGGCACCGCCGACTTCGACTCGATCATGCCGGTGCTCCACGCCTTCCAGGGCAAACTCGACCTGACCGCGTTCGAATTCTTCTCCGACAAGGCCCTGGCCAAAGTGCTGGGGCGTGGCGACGTACCGGCGCCGTTCGAAACCGAGTGCCCGTTCTACGCATTGCTGGAATTCGAGGCGACCAGCGAAGAAGTGGCCAACACGGCGCTGGAAACCTTCGAACACTGCGTCGAGCAAGGCTGGGTGCTGGACGGTGTGATGAGCCAGAGCGAAACCCAGCTGCAGAACCTGTGGAAGCTGCGCGAGTACATCTCCGAGACCATCTCGCACTGGACGCCGTACAAGAACGACATCTCGGTGACCGTGTCGAAAGTCCCGGCATTCCTGCAGGAAATCGACGCGATCGTCGGCGAATACTATCCGGACTTCGAAATTGTCTGGTTCGGCCACATCGGCGACGGCAACCTGCACTTGAATATCCTCAAGCCTGATAACCTGAGCAAGGACGAGTTCTTCGCCAAGTGCGCGACCGTCAACAAGTGGGTGTTCGAAACCGTCGAGAAATATAACGGTTCGATATCCGCCGAGCACGGCGTGGGCATGACCAAGCGCGACTACTTGACCTACAGCCGTTCTCCGGTCGAAATCGAGTACATGAAAGCGGTCAAAGCGGTGTTCGACCCGAACGGCATCATGAACCCGGGCAAGATCTTCGCGGTTTGA
- the serA gene encoding phosphoglycerate dehydrogenase, whose translation MSKTSLDKSKIKFLLLEGVHQSAVDVLKAAGYTSIEYLTGSLPEAELKEKIADAHFIGIRSRTQLTEEIFDHAKKLVAVGCFCIGTNQVDLSAARERGIAVFNAPYSNTRSVAELVLAEAILLLRGIPEKNASCHRGGWIKSAANSFEIRGKKLGIVGYGSIGTQLSVLAEGLGMQVFFYDTVTKLPLGNATQVGNLHELLGMSDIVTLHVPETAATQWMIGEKEIRAIKKGGILINAARGTVVELDALADAIKDKHLIGAAIDVFPVEPRSNDEEFESPLRGLDNVILTPHIGGSTAEAQANIGLEVAEKLVKYSDNGTSVSSVNFPEVALPAHPGKHRLLHIHENIPGVMSEINKVFAENGINISGQFLQTNEKVGYVVIDVDAEYSELAQEKLQHVNGTIRSRVLF comes from the coding sequence ATGAGCAAGACTTCTCTCGATAAGAGCAAGATCAAGTTCCTTCTTCTCGAAGGCGTCCACCAATCGGCTGTCGACGTCCTCAAGGCGGCGGGCTACACCAGCATCGAATACCTGACAGGCTCCTTGCCGGAAGCCGAGCTCAAGGAAAAGATCGCTGACGCTCACTTCATCGGCATTCGTTCGCGCACCCAACTGACCGAAGAGATCTTCGATCACGCGAAGAAGCTGGTCGCGGTCGGCTGTTTCTGCATCGGCACCAACCAGGTTGACCTGAGTGCTGCCCGCGAGCGCGGCATCGCCGTGTTCAACGCGCCGTACTCCAACACCCGCTCCGTCGCGGAACTGGTGCTGGCCGAAGCGATCCTGCTGCTGCGCGGCATCCCTGAGAAAAACGCTTCCTGCCACCGTGGCGGCTGGATCAAATCCGCAGCCAACTCCTTCGAGATCCGTGGCAAGAAACTCGGCATCGTCGGCTATGGCTCGATCGGTACTCAGCTGTCGGTTCTGGCGGAAGGCTTAGGGATGCAGGTGTTCTTCTACGACACCGTGACCAAGCTGCCGCTGGGCAACGCCACTCAGGTCGGCAACCTGCACGAGCTGCTGGGCATGTCCGACATCGTCACCCTGCACGTTCCGGAAACCGCGGCGACCCAGTGGATGATCGGCGAGAAGGAAATCCGCGCCATCAAGAAGGGCGGCATCCTGATCAACGCCGCGCGCGGCACCGTGGTCGAGCTGGACGCCCTGGCGGACGCGATCAAGGACAAGCACCTGATCGGCGCGGCCATCGACGTGTTCCCGGTGGAGCCACGCTCCAACGACGAAGAGTTCGAAAGCCCGCTGCGTGGCCTGGACAACGTGATCCTGACCCCGCACATCGGTGGTTCGACTGCCGAAGCGCAAGCCAACATCGGTCTGGAAGTGGCGGAAAAACTGGTCAAGTACAGCGACAACGGTACTTCGGTGTCGTCGGTGAACTTCCCGGAAGTGGCCCTGCCGGCCCACCCTGGCAAGCACCGCCTGCTGCACATCCACGAGAACATCCCGGGTGTGATGAGCGAGATCAACAAGGTCTTCGCCGAAAACGGTATCAACATCTCCGGTCAGTTCCTGCAGACCAACGAGAAAGTCGGTTACGTGGTGATCGACGTCGACGCCGAGTACTCGGAGCTGGCGCAAGAGAAGCTGCAACACGTCAACGGTACTATCCGTAGCCGCGTGTTGTTCTGA
- a CDS encoding DUF4399 domain-containing protein has translation MKTFMSRAALAGLLMSVSVLASAATPAPKGAEVFIVSPEDGATVSQEFKVKFGVKDVALAPAGDVTKNTGHHHLLIDAKEIVPAGSVVPTDANHMHFGKAQTEATIKLAPGKHTLQLELGDSGHMAFDPPIVSKKITVNVE, from the coding sequence ATGAAAACGTTTATGTCACGAGCAGCCTTGGCTGGCCTGTTGATGAGTGTTTCAGTGCTGGCCAGTGCAGCGACCCCGGCACCCAAGGGCGCCGAAGTGTTCATCGTTTCTCCCGAAGACGGGGCCACGGTTTCTCAGGAGTTCAAGGTCAAGTTCGGGGTCAAGGACGTTGCGCTGGCACCGGCCGGTGACGTCACCAAGAACACCGGTCACCACCACCTGCTGATTGATGCCAAGGAAATCGTTCCGGCCGGTTCCGTCGTGCCGACCGACGCCAACCACATGCACTTCGGCAAGGCACAGACCGAGGCCACGATCAAACTGGCTCCGGGCAAGCACACCTTGCAACTGGAGCTGGGTGACAGCGGCCACATGGCGTTCGATCCGCCGATCGTCTCGAAAAAGATCACCGTCAACGTCGAATGA
- a CDS encoding transporter substrate-binding domain-containing protein, with protein sequence MRFLPGLICLLPLLSPLAHAELIDDVNDRGELRIALEANTPPFNFKDGDTLTGFEVELGQLLANELDVRADFIVTDEADLLQGVESGKYDVALNHIALTPELKDRFDVSEPYGKVDSQLLAKKDEQPRPMVLVQALTEEKPKTAVPVELAIPFQKGNPAFQASLAGALQRIKADGRLAALSEKWFSEPK encoded by the coding sequence ATGCGCTTTCTGCCTGGCCTGATCTGCCTGCTACCCCTTCTGAGCCCTCTGGCTCACGCCGAACTGATTGATGACGTCAACGACCGTGGCGAGTTGCGCATTGCCCTTGAGGCTAATACACCGCCCTTCAATTTCAAGGATGGCGACACACTCACGGGGTTCGAGGTCGAGCTAGGGCAACTGCTGGCCAACGAGCTGGATGTGCGCGCCGACTTCATCGTCACCGACGAAGCCGACCTGCTCCAGGGCGTTGAAAGCGGCAAGTACGACGTCGCGCTTAACCACATAGCACTGACACCTGAACTCAAGGATCGTTTCGACGTCAGCGAGCCTTACGGCAAGGTCGATTCGCAGCTGCTGGCGAAGAAGGATGAGCAGCCTCGACCGATGGTGCTGGTACAGGCGCTGACCGAGGAGAAGCCGAAGACGGCGGTGCCGGTGGAGTTGGCGATTCCGTTTCAGAAGGGTAATCCGGCGTTTCAGGCGAGCCTTGCGGGTGCGTTGCAGCGGATCAAGGCGGATGGGCGGTTGGCGGCGTTGTCCGAGAAGTGGTTCAGCGAGCCCAAATGA
- a CDS encoding DUF523 domain-containing protein translates to MQKILVSRCLLGHRVRYDGGASGPFDLLEQWIAEGRVVPLCPEVAGGLPTPRAAAEIPGGQGAEVLDGTAAVITSEGEDVSAQFLDGARQALALVQKHDIRVAVLKANSPSCGNLLTYDGTFSGVKVSGEGVTAALLKRHGVQVFSELELPEAAMALTQLD, encoded by the coding sequence ATGCAGAAGATTCTGGTCAGCCGCTGCCTGTTGGGCCACCGCGTGCGTTACGACGGCGGGGCCAGCGGGCCGTTCGATCTGCTCGAACAGTGGATCGCCGAGGGCCGTGTGGTGCCGCTGTGTCCCGAAGTGGCTGGCGGTTTGCCAACCCCGCGGGCAGCGGCGGAGATCCCGGGCGGGCAGGGCGCGGAAGTGCTCGATGGCACGGCGGCGGTGATCACCAGCGAGGGCGAGGACGTCAGCGCGCAGTTTCTCGATGGTGCGCGGCAAGCGCTGGCGCTGGTGCAAAAGCATGACATCCGCGTGGCGGTGCTCAAGGCCAACAGTCCTTCTTGCGGGAATTTGCTGACCTATGACGGGACGTTCAGTGGGGTGAAGGTCAGTGGCGAAGGCGTGACGGCTGCGCTGCTCAAACGGCATGGGGTGCAGGTGTTCAGTGAGCTCGAACTGCCTGAGGCCGCAATGGCCCTGACCCAACTCGACTGA